In Euphorbia lathyris chromosome 9, ddEupLath1.1, whole genome shotgun sequence, the following are encoded in one genomic region:
- the LOC136207232 gene encoding uncharacterized protein has product MSNEPKKDNVNDVDSKEWQQAIVGEMKRLGAIVADLYSEEKKVKLVVSELTEYAAVWWDQLKRTRKRDGDEPIRTWGELKKVMKKRFVPAHYYKELLKELQSMSQGNQSVEDYHKQLEMALIRADIQEDEEATMVRFLMGMKREIRNPLELQTYFHMDEMLHKAIKIERQLQEVEKGRSKFKGTTSTPWKSDPRGNFKTKSEFSSKSDQKPQVDSKAFGKLQIGGTTPKYKTTEKPTRTREIVCFKCQGRGHYARECSNQKAMVMKHGELISESESEHESDDMPTLEDCSDIEEVDSKGGHGVNLVTRRTLKMGVSGDIEQREHIFHAHCNILGKTCLLIIDGGSCCNVVSNVLASRLGISTIPHPNPYRLQWLNDSNELKVTKQVLLNFSIGSFSDEVLCDVVPMQACHVLLGRPWQFDRSEFKDLFPEEMPNKLPPIRGIEHQIDFVPGAQIPNRPAYRSNPEETKELQRQVEELMAKGLIRESMSPCAVPVILVPKKDGTWRMCIDSQGVSVDIEKVKAIQEWPTPNSVTEVRSFHGLASFYRRFVKNFSTIAAPLTEVIKKNVGFKWGKAQEDAFEMLKARLTSAPVLALPNFDKSFEIECDASGVGIGAVLMQEGRPIAFFSEKLSGATLNYPTYDKELYALVRALQMWQHYLWPKEFVIHTDHESLKHLKGQQKLNRRHAKWVEFIETFPYVIKYKQGKENVVADALSRRHEGYLFRDNRLCMPKCSHREFLVREAHGGGLMGHFGVAKTLDMISEHFFWPHMKRDVERICASCINCKKAKSRVMPHGLYTPLPVPNEPWTAISMDFVMALPRSKRGNDSIFVVVDRFSKMAHFIPCHKTDDAINIANLFFREVVRLHGMPKSIVSDRDPKFLSYFWKTLWNKLGTKLLFSTSCHPQTDGQTEVVNRTLGQLLRAVIQKNLKSWEECLPFIEFAYNRDIHSSTNFSPFEIVYGFNPLTPLDLIPLPVVWLHMRKERFPAQRKSKLHPRGDGPFQVVARIGDNAYKLDLPAEYNLRTNPFQERGNDVISKAQEHGTKELGVKEPSRSMRDPLELSIGPMTKNRAKKDQQMLNGLILSFFKQGMNSSEVIKDGVFLCCIQAQAHNSDM; this is encoded by the exons atgTCTAACGAACCTAAAAAGGACAACGTTAACGATGTTGATTCTAAAGAATGGCAACAAGCTATTGTAGGTGAGATGAAGAGGTTAGGGGCTATTGTGGCTGATttg tattccgaggagaagaaggtgaaacttgtagtatccgaactaactgaatatgcggctgtttggtgggaccaattaaagcgcacaagaaaaagagatggtgatgaacccataagaacatggggtgaattgaagaaggtcatgaaaaagagatttgtgccggctcactattataaggagttgttgaaagaactccaatccatgtctcaaggtaaccaatctgttgaagattatcacaaacaattggagatggcactaatccgagctgatatacaagaagatgaggaagctaCCATGGTTAGATTTCTCATGGGAATGAAGAGGGAGATTCGCAACCCTCTTGAGCTACAAACTTATTTCCACATGGACGAGATGCTTCATAAAgcgataaaaattgagagacaacTTCAAGAGGTTGAGAAAGGGAGATCAAAATTCAAAGGCACTACTTCCACTCCAtggaagtcagatccaagaggtaatttcaaaactaaatctGAATTTAGCTCTAAAAGTGACCAAAAGCCTCAGGTTGATTCAAAAGCATTTGGGAAGTTGCAAATTGGTGGAACTACTCCAAAATACAAAACTACTGAAAAACCCACAAGAACTCGTGAAATTGTGTGTTTTAAGTGCCAAGGGAGAGGGCACTATGCAAGAGAGTGTTCGAATCAAAAGGCGATGGTTATGAAGCATGGTGAGTTAATATCCGAAAGTGAGTCCGAACATGAATCAGATGATATGCCCACCTTAGAAGATTGTAGTGATATAGAAGAGGTGGATAGTAAAGGAGGACATGGAGTTAACTTAGTCACTCGTAGAACATTGAAGATGGGAGTGAGTGGTGACATTGAGCAACGAGAGCACATCTTTCATGCTCATTGCAACATACTTGGAAAAACATGCTTACTAATTATTGATGGAGGAAGTTGTTGCAACGTGGTAAGCAATGTGTTAGCAAGCCGATTAGGGATATCAACAATTCCACATCCCAATCCTTATCGGTTACAATGGTTGAATGATAGTAACGAACTCAAAGTTACTAAACAGgtgcttctgaacttttctattggttctttttctgatgaggtattatgtgatgtagtacctatgcaagcatgtcatgtgttattggggaggccttggcaattcgaTCGATCA GAATTCAAGGATTTATTCCCCGAAGAGATGCCTAATAAGTTACCCCCGATTCGAGGAATTGAGCATCAAATTGACTTTGTTCCCGGAGCACAAATTCCAAATCGACCAGCCTATAGAAGTAACCCTGAGGAGACAAAAGAACTACAAAGGCAAGTCGAGGAACTAATGGCAAAAGGGTTGATTCGCGAATCTATGAGTCCGTGTGCTGTACCAGTCATCCTAGTACCAAAGAAAGATGGAACTTGGCGGATGTGCATCGATT CACAAGGAGTTTCTGTTGATATTGAAAAGGTGAAAGCCATTCAAGAGTGGCCAACGCCAAATTCAGTTACCGAGGTGAGGAGCTTTCATGGCTTGGCGAGTTTCTATAGGAGGTTTGTGAAGAACTTCAGTACCATTGCCGCACCACTAACCGaggtaataaaaaagaatgttgGCTTTAAGTGGGGCAAAGCACAAGAGGATGCTTTTGAGATGCTTAAGGCAAGACTAACTTCTGCCCCCGTTTTAGCACTTCCAAACTTTGATAAATCGTTTGAAATTGAGTGTGATGCGTCGGGAGTAGGGATTGGTGCTGTTTTAATGCAAGAGGGTCGACCTATAGCCTTCTTTAGTGAAAAACTTAGTGGTGCAACCTTAAACTATCCCACTTATGATAAAGAACTCTATGCATTAGTTAGGGCTTTGCAAATGTGGCAACATTATTTATGGCCTAAAGAGTTTGTGATCCACACCGATCATGAATCCTTGAAACATCTTAAGGGTCAACAAAAATTGAACCGAAGACATGCCAAGTGGGTGgaatttatagagacgtttccttatgtgattaagtataagcaagggaaggaaaacgtagttgctgatgcattaagtagg agACATGAGGGCTACTTATTTAGAGATAATCGATTATGCATGCCTAAATGTTCACATAGAGAATTTCTTGTGAGGGAAGCCCACGGTGGAGGCTTGATGGGGCATTTTGGGGTTGCTAAGACTTTGGACATGATTTCTGAACATTTCTTTTGGCCTCATATGAAACGTGATGTGGAAAGAATATGTGCTAGTTGTATTAATTGTAAGAAAGCTAAGTCTAGAGTTATGCCTCATGGTTTATACACTCCATTACCTGTGCCGAATGAACCTTGGACTGCtatatccatggattttgtgatggctTTACCTAGGTCTAAGAGAGGTAATGATTCCATATTTGTGGTTGTAGATCGCTTTTCTAAGATGGCACATTTCATACCATGCCATAAAACTGATGATGCTATTAATATTGCTAACTTGTTCTTTAGAGAGGTTGTTCGTCTGCATGGGATGCCAAAGAGTATAGTTAGTGATAGAGATCCTAAGTTTTTAAGCTATTTTTGGAAGACTTTGTGGAATAAATTGGGGACTAAACTGTTGTTTTCTACTTCTTGTCACCCTCAAACTGATGGTCAAACCGAAGTAGTAAATAGAACTTTAGGACAACTTCTTAGGGCAGTTATTCAAAAGAATCTTAAGTCATGGGAAGAATGCCTACCATTTATTGAGTTCGCTTATAATAGGGATATACATTCATCTACTAACTTCTCaccatttgaaattgtttatggttttaatcctttgacaccattagacttgatccctttgcctgt GGTGTGGTTGCATATGCGCAAGGAAAGGTTCCCCGCTCAGAGAAAATCAAAGCTACATCCTAGAGGCGATGGTCCATTTCAAGTAGTCGCACGAATTGGGGATAATGCCTACAAGCTCGACTTGCCAGCTGAGTATA ATTTGAGGACAAATCCTTTTCAAGAGAGAGGgaatgatgtgatatcaaaagcacaagagcatggaacaaaggagcttggagttaaggagcctagtagaagcatgagggatccattggagctgtcaattggacctatgacgaagaatcgtgcaaagaaagaccaacaaatgcttaatggactcatcttgagcttctttaaacaaggaatgaattctagcgaagtcattaaagatggtgtgtttttgtgttgtatccaagcccaagcccataatagtgatatgtaa